From the genome of Muricauda sp. SCSIO 64092, one region includes:
- a CDS encoding RagB/SusD family nutrient uptake outer membrane protein gives MKKRAVKYWILMTVVLTLAAGCSNELDLLPPGEFSEGNVLQSEAGIEAVLYSAYRFENITFAKNTINMNEVCTDMGFNTGGGENRTLGLFVNFTWDPTTPWIYNDFWLPRYRTIRDANVILDNIGNSDINDQTKALFRAEARYLRAAAYAGLYTTFGPVPLRTTGDLNAEPGQLSRATSEEILSFVEAELNASVADLPNPGSESQYGRATKGHALGVLTKFLLNTKQWNKVLTSSQQLMDLEYYGLFPVFRELFFIENERNREIIVSAPRVNVQGNHTNYQNGAFPPGFRRAPNIPEFEWRPGMANWATQYRLRDAFVDSYDPGDARLLTIVREYVNAGGQTVNLRDNADNMRSLKYFDDAQTGNFSGLDLMPLRYADILLSRAEALNEINGPTQESVDLVNRVRIRAGVAAYTIDEVGSTNNFRDLILAERGWEFVAEGKRREDLIRHGKLISNAQDRGISAAAEKHNLLPIPQNEINANPNVAQNKGYE, from the coding sequence ATGAAAAAGAGAGCTGTAAAATATTGGATTTTGATGACAGTGGTCCTTACCCTGGCCGCTGGTTGTTCAAATGAACTGGATTTACTTCCGCCTGGCGAGTTTTCCGAAGGCAATGTGCTCCAATCAGAAGCTGGGATAGAGGCAGTTTTATACTCGGCCTACAGATTTGAGAATATAACCTTCGCCAAGAATACCATAAACATGAACGAAGTCTGTACTGATATGGGCTTTAATACAGGCGGAGGTGAGAATAGGACGTTAGGCCTATTTGTAAACTTTACATGGGACCCAACTACGCCTTGGATATACAACGATTTCTGGTTGCCAAGATATCGAACCATACGGGATGCCAATGTAATTCTAGACAATATTGGAAACTCTGATATAAACGACCAAACAAAGGCTTTGTTCAGGGCTGAGGCCAGGTACTTAAGGGCTGCTGCTTATGCTGGACTGTATACGACTTTTGGTCCTGTTCCACTTAGAACCACTGGTGATTTAAATGCAGAACCAGGTCAATTGTCACGTGCAACGTCCGAGGAAATCCTTTCCTTTGTTGAGGCCGAGTTGAATGCTTCTGTGGCCGATCTTCCGAATCCTGGAAGTGAGTCCCAATACGGTAGGGCGACCAAAGGTCACGCGCTGGGAGTATTGACCAAGTTTCTTTTGAATACAAAACAATGGAATAAAGTGCTTACCTCATCCCAACAATTGATGGATTTGGAATACTATGGGTTATTTCCCGTTTTTAGGGAATTGTTTTTTATAGAAAACGAACGTAATCGCGAAATTATAGTGTCTGCACCACGGGTTAATGTGCAGGGCAACCATACCAACTATCAGAATGGGGCCTTTCCTCCGGGATTTCGTAGGGCACCCAATATTCCCGAGTTTGAGTGGAGACCGGGCATGGCCAATTGGGCTACCCAATACAGGCTTAGGGATGCTTTTGTAGACAGCTATGACCCCGGTGATGCAAGACTTTTGACCATTGTCCGGGAATATGTCAATGCTGGAGGACAAACGGTAAATCTTCGGGATAATGCAGATAATATGCGTTCCCTAAAATATTTTGATGATGCGCAAACAGGGAATTTCAGTGGGTTGGATCTAATGCCATTACGTTATGCCGACATTTTGCTCTCGAGGGCTGAGGCACTAAATGAGATAAATGGTCCAACACAAGAAAGTGTGGATTTGGTAAATAGGGTAAGAATTAGGGCAGGTGTGGCTGCTTACACCATAGATGAAGTCGGTTCAACCAATAACTTCCGAGATTTGATATTGGCAGAAAGAGGGTGGGAATTTGTTGCTGAGGGCAAGCGAAGGGAGGACTTAATTCGTCATGGCAAATTGATTTCCAACGCACAGGATAGGGGAATATCGGCTGCAGCGGAGAAACACAATCTTTTACCGATTCCACAAAATGAAATAAATGCCAATCCCAATGTTGCCCAAAACAAGGGCTACGAATAG